gaccaagacaccctatatctgccactctgtcatcaaacacactcaacaaaccttcaaaatactcactccatctccttctcacatcaccactacttgttatcacctccgcattagcgcccttcactgaagttcccatttgctcccttgtcttacgcactttatttacctccttccagaacatctttttattctccctaaaatttaatgatactctctcaccccaactctcatatatatatatatatatatatatatatatatatatatatatatatatatatatatatatatatatttatactttgtcgctgtctcccgcgtttgcgaggtagcgcaaggaaacagacgaaagaaatggcccaacccccccccatacacatgtatatacatacatgcacacacgcaaatatacatacctacacagctttccatggttcaccccagacgcttcacatgccttgattcaatccactgacagcacgtcaaccccggtataccacatcgctccaattcactctattccttgccctcctttcaccctcctgcatgttcaggccccgatcacacaaaatctttttcactccatctttccacctccaatttggtctccctcttctccttgctccctccacctccgacacatatatcctcttggtcaatctttcctcactcatcctctccatgtgcccaaaccacttcaaaacaccctcttctgctctctcaaccacgctctttttatttccacatatctctcttacccttacgttactcactcgatcaaaccacctcacaccacacattgtcctcaaacatctcatttccagcacatccatcctcctgcgcacaactctgtccatagcctacgcctcgcaaccacacaacattgctggaaccaccatcccttcaaacacacccatttttgctttccgagacaatgttctcaacttccacacattcttcaaggcccccagaatcctcgcccccccccccccccccctatgatccacttccgcttccatggttccatccgctgccagatccactcccagatatccaaaacacctcacttcctccagcctctctccactcaaactcacctcccaattgactcgaccctcaaccccactgcacccaacaaccccgctcttattcacacccactcttaactctcttcttccacacaccccaccaaactcaatcaccagcttctgcagtttctcacatgaatcagccaccagcgctgtatcatcagcgaacaacaactgactcacttcccaagctctctcatccccaacagacttcatacttcccacgtattccctgcgtgtcgtagaaggcgactaaaagggaatggagtggggggccggaaatcctctactctctctctctttttttttttttaattttccaaaagaaggaagagaagggggccaggtgaggatattccctcaaaggcccagtcctctggtcttaacgctacctccctaacgcgggaaatggtgaatagtttaaaaaaaaaagatatatatatatatatatatatatatatatatatatatatatatatatatatatataatttttttttttttaattttccaaaagaaggaacagagaagggggccaggtgaggatattccctcaaaggcccagtcctctgttattaacgctacctcgctatcgcgggaaatggcgaatagtatgaaaaaaaaagaaaaaaaaaaaaaaaaatatatatatatatatatatatatatatatatatatatatatattactattatacaATCCCAAGACCACTTTAATGGGGCACTGTATCTTTAAAGCTGTgctgcagtcagtagcaggggaaatgatAGACTTCTTTGAGTCCTCTAGAGAGAAGCTCTTTAATGAGACGGTACACATTTTCgcccattgatatatatatatatatatatatatatatatatatatatatatatatatatatatatatgtgtgtgtgtgtggtttttgttcGTTCTTTCTCGTTATCTTAACAATAGGAAGACCTTCAGTCTTTGTCTCTTTGCTTCTGCACATCAGAAATAACCTCGAacacatcgtcatcatcatcagcgccCTCTGTCAGCTCCCGCAGACTTTTGGCGGcctctccttccaccttcagGTTCTCGCTGTCATCAGGACAGCACCCACAGAAGCGTCGGAGGCAAGCGTACACACTGAAGGTGAGTATGAGTGGTGGCCCCGTCACCATTAGCGTGGCTACAATGGGAACGGCAGCCAAGTCGCTGTGCGAAAGGAAAAGATGATTGGATAACACCATACAAAAGAATCTAGTCCTTAATTTCAAAGACTTTTAGTATGTCTTAGTAACATATgtttaaatctaaaaaaaaaaaaaaaagtatttttttttacctgtagGGACTCTCAATGGATAATTTGAGGAGGATAAAAGCCACACCAGGGTTCTGTAAGGCCGTCTCGATGCTAACGGCAATGATCTGAGGCTTGGAGAGGCACATGACTCTGGCGAAGACGGCGCCCAGGGAGTAGCCAGAAGCTGCCACCATCAGGCCAGCCACTGCCATCTGCCACGTCATCATCAGTACAACCTTGTACGAGTTGTAAGTCCCCATCTGCGTGACAGTAGGACATGCATAAGTGTAGGAGAACTctcctggttgtgttatcacattCAAGAGCACCTGGTATCCATACCCTAAGAATAAGATCCATTATTCACATTCATGAAGAATTTGGGTACTCATGCCCCACGAGGACCATCTGGCACTCGTACCCGTGAATAACATTGAGTTACTCCATATAAGTCTCATAAAGCACGCATACCCATAGAGAACTCGCATGAGGTACTCACAATCATGAAaaacaggaggatgaagaaggagaACGGTTTGATGATCTTGGCGCCCTTATCTGCCCAGATTGGCCTTTTAATCCTAAGGTAAGACAGTAAAAGTTAGTAGCCTGGTGCAGGAAGAGCACACGAATTCGATTAGAAAGTACACATTACCAGCTGAAAATGTACACAGAAACATACAGGAAAGTGCAATGCAGAAAGTTAGATAAACACACACCGAGTTAtatgtgaatgtggacagcacacaGAGGGTTAAACAGTTGTATGATCAAGTTGAAAGAAATGGGGCCTCatcagtgtagaacttcctccccttaTGGTACAAATACATAGATGTATATAGGAAGAAGCGAATGACGGGGGAAGGAATGCAAGCAGCGTGCCCCTGGGGTGTTTTCGACATAGTCAGGGAACAGTGGCAAAGTGGTTGATAAATCAAGAAAGAGTTTGAAAAgacttttatgttagctgagacgccacGGGCTAGCGAACTCCCTAatcaagaccatatatatatatatatatatatatatatatatatatatatatatatatatatatatatatatatatatcccttgtttAAGTCAGGTGCCAAACCTACCGACTAACTccgtgggaaggatgaacagctgggtgaactgcagACCGAAATCTCCgacaaaggattcgaacccattcacACACAGTAACAAAATGTAGCACACTGGCAGGCAAGATCATTATCATGGATCATATTCGTACACAGAGCTGAGGATCAgcaagacaaaaacaaaaaaaatagaacTTGTAAATGTAATTTCCCGCTATGGGTGACGTCGATTTTTATTCATGGCTGTAGTGACTATTTTGATCATTTTTGAAACTATGAGGCCGAAGAAAGACCTCTGAGGGAACACAATAAGGTCTCTAGCACTGCATGAATCAGACAAGGCCAGTATATAGGAGGAGAGTTAAATACTTTGTGATGAACATCAGCAAGACGACGAAAGAAAAATGAAGCCGACTGATAAGACTGACAATCACAGAACAGAATTCACAGCAGAAGTGGAGGGTTCTATCTTATTGATTTTGAGCTAAAAGTCTTACCAGATTTTATTCATAGACAAACAGGGGAGTAGAAAAAGGCCATTAGCAATGTGTGAGCCAATAGCGTTCTATAAGCCAGATCAAGGAAAACTGGTAAGTCCCTAGCACGCCATACCTAGCTAGGGTAATCCTCTTGTCTTGCTGACCAGGCAGAATATTGCAGCTCGGGGCAAATTACCATCATGGTAGCAAGCAGAAGGAATGGATAAGAAGGTAACCAAAAGTTGGAGTTGCTTGTATGCATGATCTATAGTTTTCCATATAGCAGGAAATACATTCTCTGTTCATCTTGCCATGATTAAATACATCAGAGCAGAAAACCTTACATGCAGGACAATAGAAATGGGTTAATCACGcagaaatgcaaaaaaaaagaaaaaaaaatgatattttggcAATTTCTAAACATCGGATGacaaaaaagattttcagtgatgaaGTACCTGATTAAAATGCCAATGCAGACGGGAATTGTTAAACTGGCAAGTGACACGGCCATATTGCCGAAGGGGATCTGCAGATCCGCGTTCTCCTGAAGCAGCTGTTTACCCATTGTAAACATCCACAACGGCATCATTCCTAAGACACCAGAAAGGCTGAAAAACTTTAAAATGTGATTTCATTTGAACTCTATGGTTTTCATACACAATCCGATTCTGGACTGAATATACCTGTGCGATATTACCATAGCCAACAGGAAGATATAATCTAATCTAACACTTCTAATATCAAAAGATAAAATCGTTGATGGTGTAGGCAGTGTTATAGAAATGATAATAGACCTCGCCTGGAATATAAGATATACGGACCCATGGCGGCGATGGTGGAGATGGCTGTCATGGTGATGGAGAGGTTAATGTCTCCGTTGAACATAAGGGTCCAGAAGTTGGACGAGGTGCCTCCAGGGCTGCAGCCGAGTGTGAAGAGCCCAAGCCGCTGAAGAGGGTCCGTGAACAACAGGTGTCCCATCCAGAAACTGGCCTGGACGTGATATAGAATTGATTTGCTGCATATTCCTTTTGAAATATACGCGAATAAATTGAAAgattagagacagacagacaaaagcgGAAAAATAGCAGATTAAGACGAACGAATAGCAGAAACTGTTGTTGGAGGATACGTAAAAgatgtagcctctctctctctctctctctctctctctctctctctctctctctctctccagaggtaCGCGAGTGAACTTTGAGACGGAAGCCCGGCTCGCTAGAGCGTCATACATATGAACTGGGAGATGATTCCACTATCATCAGAGTCATACGAGTGAACCGGGAAGAGATGGAGGTGGACTTACCATGGGCATAACTGCGAACTGCGATAGGAAGCCACACAGAGGGCCGACGGGTCGCTTCAGGACGCTCTTGATTATCTCCAAGTTCAGCTGGGCTCCCATGTTGGCGTTGTTGAAGAGGACGAACACCGAGCCGACGGAGATGAAGACTATGTCAAGGGTGAGGGCCATGCGGTCCACGGTGATCTGTGGCGGCAGATCTTGCGGTCAGGGGAGATGAACACGCGTAAACCAAACACTtggaagggaaagtgaacaaGCATACTAGTTAATGAATCCCATAAAACGACGTATGGACAgcaggcgaacaacaactggaagCAGGAGAACTATGCCAACAAACGTGGTTTGGGAAGTGAGCATGGCACATGATCCGACCAGTAAAGAAAGATGGTTAAAGTTAAAAATGATAGTGATAAGATGAACTAAGATATAAACATGTTTAATGAAGACAAGCAAACGCTTGTTCAGGTTAATTCATTTTTTAGGAATGGATAAGCAATTTTTCTTTATCGGGAATGCTTATAACACAACATCAGATAGTAAGTGAAGAAACTctacgataagaaaaaaaaaaaaaagatcacagaAGCCCATGAAGACGGTAAAATGAATAAGAAGCATGTGGACGAAATTTGTGCCAAAATCAACAAAATGGTTCGAGGAGCAAGGAAAGTGGATGGTTTGGGCAGGACACGAACATATATCTTAAGCAGGTAATGATCACACccatatatagcggggggctagaaatcctctcctctcatttttttttttttaactttccaaagaaggaacagagaagggggccaggtgaggatattccctcaaaggcccaatcctctgttcttaacgctacctcgctaatgcgggaaatggcgaatagtatgaaagaagaaaaaaagatatatatatatatatatatatatatatatatatatatatatatatatatatatatatatatatatatatatatatatattaaggatatACAAAACAATACATGACGCTGATATGACAGTTATCAGAAACTACGTAGATCATACATCTTATAAGTTCACAGTTCTTTATAATGATTGGTGCCTCTTAACACAGCCACTTCCCTTGCAGCAATGAGAGATTCCATGCCCCAGAAACCACAGTTGTTTTCGAAGGCTCTCCAGAATTTACCCACGGTAGAGGAGGTATTTTTATAGTATTTTTTATGCTATTATAATAATGTAATCCCGGGATTCCTTCTCCAGGGACTCCTGCAGGTTTAAGACTacggtcagtagcagggaaaggatgaattCGTTTGGGGTGAGAAATTGTTTGTCTAGAGATTGTACTCCGATGACACTACTACCTTTGAGTAGGCGGAGTTCTGTTTACCGTGTGATTTTTTTGGACGTCGTTTTCACATCCTTACGCCCTACCAGATCCATTCCAGCTAACTACCTTACCCTAACCAAATCACATAACCAACTAACCTGACCTTTTAGGATACCACGAGAACCCCAGGTGGGCGAGGTCAGCAGGCATCAACGACAAATGCGCGACAAATTCTAGGATCTTTGGTACGCGACATCAGCTAAGCTTAAACATAACGTCCGTTGCTTCGACAAGTGGGAAGATTACTTGATTACCTCTGTGATGAAGTGTGTTCTTGGTCGCAATAATATTGATGAATTGATTACCTCTGTGATGAAGTGTGTTCTTGGTCGCAATAATATTGATGAAGTCAGTCATTTCAATGACATATTAGGACTACGAACGGTTGGTTGGTTATTCTGGCTCTAGACTTCTCAAATTTTCGGGTAGTTTTAGGTCTACCAACCTAAAAAAATCCAATAACCGGAAATACTTTATCATTTTCAGGTAAGGATGTATCCATAACCTGACATACCGACTTTTCTCTTACATATGGCTTTAGATTTATATTAACCACCTGTAAGTATTTATATCTTGTTACTGGTGACTCTGAAAGGAAAGTCGGTAAACTGTAAATGTTTTAAGTTGACTCTAATATTTACAACTTTACGGGCAGATTAACCAGTTGGTTGCTGAGTTCAATATAACTCGTTAATTTAAATTTCAGCAATAGCGACTCATTCAACGGGATGAATTATCAGTAGCAAAATGTATGAATGTCTGGCAATTtagattcttattttcttttagagAAAATGCAGGCTAGGGTATTGAATGAGTAACTTCTGTAATTTGATATTATCGTAGTAAATGTCGCAGTGTTGTGAGTTTGGTCTGACTCAAATATTTCAAATCCCTTTCCGGATGACTTTTTTCATGTTGCTTGCAGAGTAGGGTAGGGGGACCAGCAGGAGTAAACAAAATGctaaacaagagggggagggtaaGAATTTAAGTGAAATAAAGAATTAACCAAAGTAAGAAATTACCATACTTCACACATACTAATATACAACAGAAACACAGCGTCATCTTAGAAACTTAATTTCGATCATGTCATTCATGAGGATTATCAAGAGTAACAACACTCAACCATGTAGGTTATATGGTCTTTATACAAGTACGCAAGCTACAGAGGAggtaagaaatttatatatatcaaattctctGTTTATCATAATCTTAAGTTTCACTACAGCCGGTATCGAAATCTGGGGGAGAAACGTGAATAGTGAGTTAGCTTAAATCTACTCCTTCTTCACATTTCTTTTTGGTTTgtccacttcttttttttattttttgactaACTATACTTACTGCTAGGTCGTCCCTCAAAAGAGTGGTGTTGAAGTCCGGGTCAAGGTCATTTTGTGTGAGGTagaaggagaggtgggtgatccCCCAATAGTAGCCGGAGAAGGTGAGAGTTTTGTTGACTTCAGCAAGCACCTCTTCAGCCGTGAAGAATACGTTGGGGTTGACGAAGTCCAGCTTGCCTTCTTGGTCGGGTACCACCGTTACCACCAGCCGCGCCTCCTCCAGGCCCTGCTCCCAGACGCTGGGGGCATCACTAACGTTAAACCTCAGGGACAGTGTCAGGTTGTAGAAGGTGTCCTCCTTCACTTTCCAGACGCCTGTTTGAAACGTTTCCAGGTATACGCCCCGGCACGCCTCCACCAGCGTcgccaacaacaacactaccggCCGCAACCAAGACATTCCAACGGGAGGGAGTTATAAAACTCTGGAAGAAAATGTCTGTGGCACCACAATGTGCGCTGGCTGGCCTGCCCTCTTGATGGGACTCACTTCACTATtcatgtatatgttaaaaagaaagACCATTAATTTTTGTTATGATGAATCGTATATAATAACATAGGGAATAATCTAACCTATGATTATAGtcaggtgcctgagaattggcgaaatgcatgtatagtgccattatattaaggaaatggggataaaggtgtgtttaaactacagaggtataagtttgttgagtatacatggtaagttgtatgagggggtattgattgaggtgaaggtatgtacagagcatcagaatgggaaggagcagtgtggtttcagaagtggtagagaacgtgtggataaggtgtttgctttaaaaaaaaaaaatgtatgtgaaagatacttagagaaatagatggatttgtatgtagcagttatggatctggagagagcatatgatgggattgatagggatgctttgtggaaggtcttaagaataaacgGTGTGGTGgtaaagctgcttgaagcagagacttttttttattaaagaatgtaaagcatgtgtacgagtaggaagagaggagattgagtggtcccaagtgaaggctggtgtgcggcaggggtgtgtgatatcaacatggtcgttcaatttgtttatggatgaagtggtgagggagataaatgtgagggtcttggagagaagggtgagtatgcagtctgtaagggatgagagggcctaggaagtgagtcaattgtttgttGATGTTATAGCACttgtggttgattcgagtgacagactgcagaagttggtgactaagtttgaaaTGATAAGTGAAAACAGAAGTTGACAgtaaatatgataaaagaaagggtattaggttcagcagggttgagggactggtTAGATGGAGTGTGactttaaatggagagaaactggaggaggtgaagtgttttagatacctgtgagtgtacatggctgcgaatggaaccatggaaaaggaagcgagtcatagggtgggtgagggagcgaaggttcctgtagcgctgaggaatgtgtgaaaagagagaacgttgtctggtaagacaaaaatgaaatgtttgaggtgtgaggtggtttgtttcggtaagtaatgaaacggtagaAAGGATGAAAGAGCTGTGGTAAcgaaaagggcgtggttgagaaagctgaaggtgtgctgaaatggtttgagcatatggagagaatgagcgaggaaaggttgacaaagaggatatatgggttagAGGCAAAGGAAAgcaggagaacagggagactaaattggacatggaaggttggagtgaaaaagattttgagcgactgtgacctgaacatgcaggaaggtgaaaggcttgcacgggatatagcgaactggaacgatgtagcttactagggtcgacgtgcttagtggactgaaccagggcatgtgaagcgtctggggtaagccatggaaaggtctgtggggcctggttattgatagggaactgtagtttcagtgcattacccatgacagctagagaatggaggtgagcggcctttcttcgtgttcCTTGCGTTATtctgctaacgcaggaaacgacgatcaaatatatatatatatatatatatatatatatatatatatatatatatatatatatatatatatatatatataatggcgtcTTAGTCCTACTCACTTATGAATATACATAAGATTTGCCGAACAACCATCATTCTATATTGCAGTCAGTAGCAAATCATCAGGGGAACTAAGCATATCCTTCCTGCACGCTCAGAGAAGTAGATTTATAGCCACAAGTAGTTTAACGAGAGCCCCAGCTGCGTGCCACTCTACTCCAGCTGGTTACCACTCCACCCCAGTTGAGTGGTACCTAGAGAGAGACCGCTAAATCCCAGCTGGGGCAACTGAACTCCAGTTGGGAGCTACCCAGCCCCAGCTGGGAGCACCGATGTCACGTCTCAGTATTTCTTGAATACCACCATAGTTTGTACTTGGGATTGATGTCGGTATTTATATACTAGGTTTTGTTGTTTTGCTGTATGCCTGAAGACTCAGGAATGCTGGATGTACTCAGGTTAAGTCTATTACATAAAGGCTCATTTTACATTTCTATACGTTGATGCAAGAGTTAGGGGAGAGCTTAGAAGTTCGACATACACGCTGATTCCACCTTCGTAAGGAGAATTAGCTACGTCTTTTTCTGCACTAATGTCCTCACTTATATTCAATGAACATTCAGACAAAGACTATGTGTTTCATCAAAGTAAAAGTAAATTTAACTGTAACACCACTTGACGAGAGTACTCTGTGACACCTCCTTAGTGACAGCAAAGAATCATTTGATGTACCTATGTTTGAGTAAACATGAGCATTTGTTCTTACTGCCTTGTCCAGTGGCCATCAATTATCCTCGTACGACTTCCTGATGCCTTTAACTGTTCACTTACATTATGCGCATTGTAATTTCAACATTCTAGGTTTGTCTTTAGTGAGACACAAGGATGCCGCTCCTTAGACCTTcaacaccaccatcgccatccACCAACACAACAGATCTAGGCACGACTAACTGCCGGAGAGAAGCGTCGACGTTGTTGCCGTTGGCGCTACTGCCACTGTGTTCTCCGCAGATAAACCTGTATCAGAGGTGGACCTTCACCACCATACGTCGACGACCAATAACCTTAATGTTGCCTCCAAGTGATCCAGTCTGTGATCTCAAGGATTTGATATGAAAACCCATCACCATTGGGTCTCATTGTCCATTGTCCGAGTACGAATAATTGAACCTTCGTGTCGAGAGGCAACATACAGCAACAAGTGAGACATGGTGGCCGATTGTCACGTTATCGTGTGTTGTAAGGCGAGATACTTATCGCATTATCGATAGGAATATACTAATCTATAAGCCACTTCACCGGAGGTTGAAGGCTGATGATGTTCCTGTCTGGGAAAACATTTAAAACGATTGTTTTTTCCGACATTGTGCCTGTCATGTTGACCAGTGATAAGCAGAAGTTTGGCGATATGACATATATACTAGATAGATAGAAGAAGCGCACATGACTCGACTGCGTACATCAAGTAGACAAGATATGAGAGAAATCGTCGCGACAAGTTTTATTGCCACTGGTCGACTAATTTGAGAGGTGTCCTTGGAGACGTTGCCAGATACTGTCGTGGGTGATGGGTACAACTTGAGGCCATTTCTCGGTGCAAGACTTTTCCCCACCTCTAACTACCCA
The DNA window shown above is from Panulirus ornatus isolate Po-2019 chromosome 25, ASM3632096v1, whole genome shotgun sequence and carries:
- the LOC139757180 gene encoding ileal sodium/bile acid cotransporter-like is translated as MSWLRPVVLLLATLVEACRGVYLETFQTGVWKVKEDTFYNLTLSLRFNVSDAPSVWEQGLEEARLVVTVVPDQEGKLDFVNPNVFFTAEEVLAEVNKTLTFSGYYWGITHLSFYLTQNDLDPDFNTTLLRDDLAITVDRMALTLDIVFISVGSVFVLFNNANMGAQLNLEIIKSVLKRPVGPLCGFLSQFAVMPMASFWMGHLLFTDPLQRLGLFTLGCSPGGTSSNFWTLMFNGDINLSITMTAISTIAAMGMMPLWMFTMGKQLLQENADLQIPFGNMAVSLASLTIPVCIGILIRIKRPIWADKGAKIIKPFSFFILLFFMIMGTYNSYKVVLMMTWQMAVAGLMVAASGYSLGAVFARVMCLSKPQIIAVSIETALQNPGVAFILLKLSIESPYSDLAAVPIVATLMVTGPPLILTFSVYACLRRFCGCCPDDSENLKVEGEAAKSLRELTEGADDDDDVFEVISDVQKQRDKD